The Anopheles cruzii unplaced genomic scaffold, idAnoCruzAS_RS32_06 scaffold01550_ctg1, whole genome shotgun sequence sequence GACTGAACGGGATCCTGTGTTTGCACGGGGGATGCGACATTAGGCTGGGAGAATGACGTGGGTTGGTGCAGCAACGAGTGGTGACGTTCGTGGCACTCCCGACATGTGTAGCTGGACTTGCACGCTCTCACCAGGTGGGAATTGCTCAAACAATTCCAACACAACCGCTTCATCATCGCGGTTTCTCGACGCTGCTGCACGTCCATGTTGCCGAACACTGGGCAACTACGTAGCGAATGTGCGTCTGTGCACAACAACGGACACTGCTGCACAGACGTAGATGGGTGGTTCGCGGATGCTGTATTGGCTATTGCCttccgcggtgcggtgtgatGAGGTGTGCCGGCCACCTTGCTTCCACCCAACATCTTTGACACTGATTGGCCTTCGTCCTCGGTAAACCTCACAGTCGCCTTGAGGATGTGGATGCGATCCTCGAGAAACGAGAGTAAAACACGATATTGATCCTTCTCGTGGTGTACGGAATGCTTCTCCCACGCGAGGAGAGATGCATCATCCAGCTTGAGTAACAGGAGATTTGATAACGGTGTGTCCCAAGTTTCGACTGGTTCACCCAATTTCACCAGTCCGTTCACGTTGCGCGAGACTTCGTCGATCAGCTGCATCAGCTCACTCGCAGTTCCTAGGCGCAGTGACGGTAGGTGGTGCAGCTTTCGGTAATATTCGCGAATTAATCTTCTTGGGTTATCGAACCGCTTGAGAAGCGCCGCCCAAGTCGAGGAGTAATTTTCTGACGTGAGCGACACGTGCTCGAAGGGCAAGGCTGCCTCGCCCTTGAGTGCCGATAGCAAATATTGCAGCTTGGCAATCAACGGTAACTCTGGTGAAGAGTCGATCATTGCTAAGAATCGATCTCTGAAGGACAGCCATTTTGTCACGTCGCCATCGAACGACGGTAGCTCAATTTTCGGCAGGCGAATGTTGGCTGCATTTGGACGGCCGAACACTAACGATGTTGAGTTAGCAAGAGACGTATCGAGGTTAGCGGCTACCGGTTCCTTTCGCTGATGTACTCGCAGGAACGCCTTAACCTTTCGACACCGTTCCTCTACCGCAATCCGTTCGGCGATGCTAGCATCAATCGATTTGCTAGCATCGTCTAATTCCTCTAATTTTGCCATTGCGTCGTAAAAATCGTCCTTATGACGCTCCAATGACTCTAATACCTCCGGAATCTCGCCCTCAGCTTCTACACTGAAATTGTTCACAAAGCCCTCTATGGCATTTAGGCTTTCCAACGCGATTCTCTTCTTCAGCTGCACAGGTTTCAGCTTTTTTCCATGATCGATGAGAGCGTTGACCTTCTCCTGATAACGTTCACACTTAGTTCACGCGCACTCGAGGACGCTGAAGAGACCCGTTATCTCTAGCGATGGCGGCGATCCGGCACTCGTGGCTCTTGATGCAGAGCGTCGGCACCTTCTCTCCAACCTATCTCGTGATTGCCGAGATATACACCCAATATTAACACCGTAGAACCCGAAACCGTGATTCGAATCACACCCGTGTGcgatccggttcgaaggaccAAAATGTGGGATATTGTTCCACGGAATATTGTATGTATGGTGAGAttaaaaccgaaccgattccCTTGATGGTTGAAGGTCGTCCCTTTTATTTCgtactagctgttcccggcgcgcgtcgctgcgcctcatttcatccttatttctcgattatccggcgtttcaagGGAtttcttggtgacgtatccgatcagcttcccgttactcctacttttcagacgatcgggcttcccggtgacgtattcgttcacCTTGCGGANNNNNNNNCAAGGCATTACTCCACATCCATAAAAAAGATCAACACTGCAGGCTCCATTTTCATCGTCGTAAAACAATTCAAGATGCTGCAAGAATACATATCGAATAAGTTAGGGTCGGAACATTGCT is a genomic window containing:
- the LOC128276547 gene encoding uncharacterized protein LOC128276547 codes for the protein MAKLEELDDASKSIDASIAERIAVEERCRKVKAFLRVHQRKEPVAANLDTSLANSTSLVFGRPNAANIRLPKIELPSFDGDVTKWLSFRDRFLAMIDSSPELPLIAKLQYLLSALKGEAALPFEHVSLTSENYSSTWAALLKRFDNPRRLIREYYRKLHHLPSLRLGTASELMQLIDEVSRNVNGLVKLGEPVETWDTPLSNLLLLKLDDASLLAWEKHSVHHEKDQYRVLLSFLEDRIHILKAT